The stretch of DNA GGGCCGGAGAGCAGGAGATCGTCCTCCAAGGACCCCTGCAGATGGGCGTCTTCGGCTTCTGCCGGACACCCTTCATCATCGGCAGCCACTGCACCTACGACATGGAGGCAATCCGCGGCATCGGTGGATTCCAGCCCACCCGGGCCGAGGACCACCTCGACACTGTCGTCCTGGCGTCCAAGGGCTACGAGGGAGTCTTCCTGCCGGAAGTCATCGCTGTCGGGGACGGGCCCGAGACCTTCAGCTCCTACTGCGCACAGCAGTTCGCCTGGGCCTACTCCATGATGCAGATTCTGTTTACGCATACTCCCCGCCTCATCCGGAACTATTCCCCCCGACAGGCCCTGCAGTTTCTTTTCGTCCAGACCTGGTATATGTCGTGGTCAATGACGACTCTTCTCCTGTTCTTCGCCCCGTTGATCTCTTTGGCAGCGGACACTCCGATCTCACGCGTGGGTTTCATTGATTTCTTCCTCCATAGTTGGCCGGCTGCCATTACTGCCACCGGCGTGTGGCTCTGGAGCCTGCGCTGGCAGCATCCGAAGGGTCTCTGGTTGAGCTGGAGGGGCGTCGTGCTGCACATTTCGCGGTGGGTCACCGTCGTCAACGCCTTCGTGCAGCTGATCCTGCGGGTCAAGAAGCCCTACATGATCACCTCCAAGGGCATGACAGGAGCCGGAATTCCACGATTCCGGCTTGCGCAGCTGGCACCGCACATCCTGCTCGTCCTCGTCTCACTCGCCGCCTGCTGGCTCTACATCGCCACCGTCGGGAGCAGCCCGAACCAGGGCATGATGTTCTTCGCTCTCCAGGGTGCCTTGCTCTTCCTGGTTCTCATCGCCGTCGTCCTGTTCCAGGATCTACGAAGCCTCAACGAGGGGGGCATCTCGTGGGGCCGAAGCCTCCGGGTCCGGCTCGCCCCCTTGGCGGCCGCCAGCTCTCTCATGGTGCTGTTCGCCGTCACAGCCGTCGCCGCCTCCGGTCCCATTTGGCAGGCTGTGACCAGTTAATGAATGGAATGTAGCAGGCGGTTGGGATGGCTGGAACCGATCTGAGCCTCCGAAGACGGGCCGCGCGCCACCGGGATCCGGCTGGACCGCGGCCCCGCTTCGGAGCCCCGCGGCGGGGGCGATGGCTGCTGACAGTGTCCGCGGTGCTCGTTTTCGCCCTTGCCGTTGCCACCACAAGTCCCTCGACGGCTTCACGGACGCTGAGGATCCGCGGCGCCGATATCTCCTTCACGCTGCAGGAAGAGGCGATCAACCAACCCGTCAGCGATAACGGGCGGGAAGCGCCGGTGGAGCAGATCCTGAAGGACAACGGGGCGAACTTTGTCCGCCTCCGGCTTTGGGTGAACCCGCTGCGTGGCACCAGCGACCTGAACTCCGCGCTCACCCTCGCCCGGCGGGCGCAGGCTGCCGGGCTTAGGCTCCTTG from Arthrobacter sp. B3I9 encodes:
- a CDS encoding glycosyltransferase family 2 protein, which translates into the protein MVAWVVLSGFFWVWWLQPTHIGNPLLFALVSVALFYTVTLLPSVYLFYLGFMRLPVPVSVDQVPPGHIGRVAVITLTVPGSESLSIVRRQMLAMRDITYPHDSWILVDKEHSPAIEEMARELGISYFCRHDERTWGPDGVKAWNQETPPFQTKTKAGNVNAWLNKYGAGYTHFTQLDIDHAPVPDYLDRVLGYFRNKRVAWVQAPSVYGNHEHWTARGAGEQEIVLQGPLQMGVFGFCRTPFIIGSHCTYDMEAIRGIGGFQPTRAEDHLDTVVLASKGYEGVFLPEVIAVGDGPETFSSYCAQQFAWAYSMMQILFTHTPRLIRNYSPRQALQFLFVQTWYMSWSMTTLLLFFAPLISLAADTPISRVGFIDFFLHSWPAAITATGVWLWSLRWQHPKGLWLSWRGVVLHISRWVTVVNAFVQLILRVKKPYMITSKGMTGAGIPRFRLAQLAPHILLVLVSLAACWLYIATVGSSPNQGMMFFALQGALLFLVLIAVVLFQDLRSLNEGGISWGRSLRVRLAPLAAASSLMVLFAVTAVAASGPIWQAVTS